The window TAGGTAATGACAAAGCACAAGCTGTTGAGAATTGCACCGTATTAAACATTCAACTATTCCACTCTTTGTAGCTGCCACCATCTTAGAAATTGAACTACACTACAGGTAAATAATTTAGCATGTTATCTCTTTGATTTCTTttgaagatttaattattaagaaCATTtagtgattgattgattgattaaaCTTCTTTGAATACTTTATTGGATACAAATTGTTAGTTTTATGATTGCTTGAGATGTTTCTTTTAAGCATTAGTGGTTGACTTCTAggaacctttaaaattaataagcTATTGATTGAAAAAATCACTTATCGTTAGTCTAAAGTCTATGtctgtaaattttattttagttgacAAAGTAATGGACAAAGAGTGGACTAGTTTAACAAGACATACTGAGGAGTACCAGCATGGTGTTAATTCTTTTTTGGATTTTGCCTTTTCTAAAGGTAGATCACAAGGACAAGAAATCCTTTGTCCTTGTTCAATATGTAACAACTTTAGTTGGGGGCGAAGGGATGAAGTTGATGACAATCTAATAAGTAAGGGATTTGAAAGAGGTTACACTGTGTGGGTTCATCATGGCGAGAGGATAAGTCACATGGATATTCATTCTGAAGAGGTTGAGGTCCAGCAAGGATTTTTCGATGACATTGAAGGGTTGCTAAATGAGACATTTAGGCATGTGCTTGAAGGAGATAAAGATGGTGATGGACTAAATGAAGATGCTGAAAAGTTTTATAAATTGCTTAAGGAAGGAAAACAAGAGTTGTATCCTGGTTGTAAAAAAATTTTCACATTATCATTCGTTATCCGAATGTATATGTTGAAGACTCTAAATGGTTGGAGCAACGCATCCTTTACTACTCTACTTGAATTATTGAAAGAAGCAATTCCTCATTTGAATATTCCTGATTCTTTCAATAAAATCAAGGTCATGGTAAAAGATCTAGGACTTGGTTATAATAAAATTCATGCATGTCCCAATGATTGCATTTTGTTCTGGGATATATATGAAGATGATGAATTTTGTCCAATTTGTGGAGCTTCTAGGTACATTGAAAATGTTGAGGTAGATACGGAAGTTGATAAGTTGAAGAAAAAATCTGTGCCTGCAAAGGTTTTGAGGAACTTTCCCTTGATTCCAACGCTTAAGAAGTTGTTCATGTGTTCAAAAATAGCTGAATCATTAAGGTGGCATGATGAACATCGTTCAAAAGATGGAAAGTTAAGACATCCAGCTAATGTCCAATCATGGAAAGACTTTGATAGGCTTCGTCCTAATTTTGCTATAGAATCTCGTAACATAAGACTAGggctacactacaagaaaataagctttctgccacgctttaaaagcgtgccaaaaAGTACAAAAAAGCGTGCCAAtaactttttgccacgctttttgagctatcggcacgcttttgaaagggtcacatccgcCAGCGTGCCaattgctctatcgccacgcttaaaaagcgtggccataggtcttAACCTATAGGTACTATATGCTTCAAAAGCGTACCGAAAAGTACACATATCACCACACTTTTAAAACGTCCCAGAATGTATGCTTTGGGTACTCTTTAAAAGTGTGCCAATAGGAGAAGatatggctacactttttaaacgtGCCAATAGGGTAAACATATGGCTATGCTCCAAAAGCGTGGCTATTTACAAATACGGAAAGATACGGCTATGCTTAGAAAATGTGCAAATAGATGAGGATATgagtacgcttttaaagcgtgccggtTGCCAAGTTATGGCCACGCTTATTATGCGTGCTTGTTGAGCCCAAAATTAAGATATAGCCTCCCTTTTTTAGTGTGCCCATAAgtttggtcaaaatttttttttcattaatcttCCTAATATTTCGTGCAAAATtcatacataattttaa is drawn from Arachis hypogaea cultivar Tifrunner chromosome 12, arahy.Tifrunner.gnm2.J5K5, whole genome shotgun sequence and contains these coding sequences:
- the LOC140176744 gene encoding uncharacterized protein; translation: MDKEWTSLTRHTEEYQHGVNSFLDFAFSKGRSQGQEILCPCSICNNFSWGRRDEVDDNLISKGFERGYTVWVHHGERISHMDIHSEEVEVQQGFFDDIEGLLNETFRHVLEGDKDGDGLNEDAEKFYKLLKEGKQELYPGCKKIFTLSFVIRMYMLKTLNGWSNASFTTLLELLKEAIPHLNIPDSFNKIKVMVKDLGLGYNKIHACPNDCILFWDIYEDDEFCPICGASRYIENVEVDTEVDKLKKKSVPAKVLRNFPLIPTLKKLFMCSKIAESLRWHDEHRSKDGKLRHPANVQSWKDFDRLRPNFAIESHTLFE